The proteins below come from a single Bacillota bacterium genomic window:
- a CDS encoding transporter, with the protein MHADRNEDDGSGGKRDLKNGGGVRMPRRDRIIIAVLVVLLIVGIAVRFSGYFSGMERLPTVNDSQSSPEEPSSVPEEEAMCTIHIIGAVVNPGIYELPIGARVHDVVNKAGGPAADADLEKVNLARPLVDGEQVHIPLAGEEGPESNVSGIADGKVNINRATLEELTTLTGIGEKRARNIIEYRDAHGPFSKIEEIMNVPNIGAGLFEGIKENITVY; encoded by the coding sequence ATGCATGCGGACCGGAATGAAGACGATGGCAGCGGTGGTAAACGCGATCTGAAAAACGGTGGCGGGGTCAGGATGCCCCGGCGTGACAGGATCATTATTGCGGTGTTGGTCGTTCTGCTGATCGTGGGGATTGCTGTACGCTTTTCCGGTTATTTTTCCGGTATGGAGAGGTTGCCAACGGTCAATGATAGCCAATCGTCACCCGAAGAACCATCTTCCGTTCCGGAAGAGGAGGCGATGTGCACGATCCATATCATCGGTGCGGTGGTAAATCCCGGTATCTACGAGTTGCCCATCGGAGCTCGTGTACACGATGTCGTCAATAAAGCGGGCGGGCCCGCGGCGGATGCCGATCTGGAAAAAGTCAACCTGGCCCGGCCGCTCGTCGATGGCGAACAGGTCCATATTCCTCTTGCAGGCGAGGAAGGCCCGGAATCGAATGTATCCGGCATCGCTGACGGCAAAGTGAATATCAACCGTGCCACGCTTGAAGAATTGACCACACTGACGGGTATCGGGGAAAAAAGGGCCCGGAACATAATTGAATATCGCGATGCCCACGGCCCTTTTTCCAAAATAGAAGAGATCATGAACGTACCCAATATCGGTGCGGGATTGTTTGAAGGCATCAAAGAAAATATCACTGTTTACTGA